The following nucleotide sequence is from Acyrthosiphon pisum isolate AL4f chromosome A2, pea_aphid_22Mar2018_4r6ur, whole genome shotgun sequence.
TCATTGAAGACTGGAGTTgcataatgtataggtatactatactaAGCACTAAACAATAACAGAACAACCAAAATAGACATACCATTTGTTGCATACACTTGAGTTTGTACTTGTAAATTGTGACCCTAgacaaaaattgatataaatcaATCATTTTTCAGTCAAGTCATGTGCTTTACATAATACATCAGGCGTTGGCGTGTTGTCCATCAATTGTTATACCCATCTACTAAAAGAAACTAAATATGAAacaaataggttttttttttaaaaattaattctgtataggttaggtacctacctacatttttaaataataaatataaaaactaaatactgTAAAATGCTtggttagaaataaaaaattaaatattttacatctaTTTATGAGTATATCTATCACAAAtataaaactttgttttattCAAGTCTAACCAGATATAATTTTagtgtataaaaacaaatgaatacTAAATACTGTTTCAAGTCAAAAGTTAAAACAACATTAATCATATAAAtagtttgatttaataatactatacaccatgattaaaaattgttaatgtttttttaaactataatacattttctatttcattaaaatatgttatcttaATATTTCTCTATTACTTATTGGACCATTAAAATCTACtaggataattttaaaatagatataaaataatttaaattgcataattaataattattcagtataaaattattatatctttaaaatattattaacaacttgAGTGAAACCTACTTAaaacaacattaattatttatagcaaATAGTTGagttagtaataactaataaagttGTTAATgctttttaaactataatacattttctatttcaataaatgttatCTTAATACTTCTCTATTGCTTATTGAACAATTCAATGCCActataatgatttgaaaaaatggatgtaaaatatgtaaaactgcataattattcagtataaaatattagagtatctatataaaatgattaatacattgagtgaattaaaaaatgtgttcaataCAAAAACAGGTTTTAACCACAACAATTATAGTGACAATAATGATTTCTAAActgtattgtataaaaattgtaataaaaaactgataataattcacttgtctatattatattaatggggTGAAAAGCTCATCTATCTTCCACCTTAacctttaattttattgttgtggAAAACAGAATTGAAAAACGATTCAGTGTTTAttgagacataataatatacaaaataattataaaattaataccggTTGTGACTGGTAATCTTTCTTGAAATAACCATAAgagtacataatgttatattattattttcaggatattatgtttattgtagcAATGCCACATCGAGCTAATTTAGTTGCTGTAATAAACCCTGACAAAGGTATGTTGTTTGATATCCGTAcaaagaaatttttaaaatcggtTCCAAAATGGGGAGGATTTTGTACAAAAGATGGAAAATATGGATTATATGCACCCACCAGAGGGGGCCTAGAGCTTCTAGAACTAAAAAAAGGAAGCTCTGTAAAGACGTTTATACCGCGAGTTGCCGAGGGTgtatttacagtaatttgtatGTTTAACAAGACCGAtgaatatgtattgtattatcataGCGGAAAGAAAACATTGAGAGTTTTTCGGTTTGTTTTaagtcttaataatatttagtattgtgaatttataatataatatggacaatTCAACAGACTTACAGATGCAAAAATGTTGGCTAACTATCGTGTACCAGCTGAACTAAGTGCTATAGAAACAACAGAAGATGGAAGGGCGGTTGTTATAGCTACAGTAGATGGATGTCTAACGGTCTTAGCTATAGCCGAtccaaataaaaattcatttcTCTCGGCGTTGCCGTCCAGAGATGAAACTGTGAGTGTCAagagaatttttgaaattttaaccactaaaattaacaatttttattttagtggaAAAAGAAAATGGATAAACAACGAAcagcaaaattatttaaagctGCTGCTGCAATTACTAAGTTTTGTGTATCTGTAAGTGAACCAAATTCAAAAGAAGAAGTTGGGagtagtataaataattcacaactacatacatcaaaaatattgtcaaaaggataaaatagatttatgtttattttccaGAGCttgattattttgtagttatatattatacttacgtattgtttttaaattaatattaataaatcaaaataaattattttgttggttttatttttttttttaatacaatttattcagactatgagatttattttttatcaaatataagttTAAGGCAccacttttgaaaaaaataaattattttaattttaacaattaatacattttttaaaaaaataataactaatttataacaataaatattgtaaactataaaaaatctAGGTTTAAACAGATTCATTGGACATTATAAAACATACTCAGGAATCAACTCCAGTATCTAAGTGCAGAGTCTGTTTCATTAATTCGTAAGTAGAAAATGACACAGCAACCATAGGTACTGCTCTGATGAAATTAATACTCATTCCTCGATATAATCCATTTGTAACACCATTAGTACGATAAACTGTTACTAAGGTCTTGATCATACCATGTCTGAAATAAGAAACAGAAGATTATAAGTAAACTATAGTTTAGGTATACTATGCGCACTTAAGAGCATGATCAGTTAACATGGTAAAAACCCCATTTCAGATGGCAAACTGGTCATATTCTTAACATGTGTAGAGTATATAACTAAGACAATTacgataaatttaataataataaaatataaatattttattatgtgtgtTGTTTGTATCGAAATATAAAATGCGTAGTTTAAAGTTACTCACCCGTATTTTGCATTGGTATCCATACTAGATAATTGCATTCTTCTTCTTGTTACGTCTAATGGATAAGAAACGCACTGTGCAAGTGCACCAGATAAACCACCACATAGCAATTTTGCTGGTATAGTAAGTACGGCACCacctattcaaaatatatttaaataatttatgtagccTTTAATAAAACTGACTTATAACTTACCAGAATCGTTGTTAGATGGTTTACTAAACCATGTTGGTaaagttttcaaacaaaattttttaatagattcaaAACAGAAGAATGTTAAACCTGCATATGGGACCATACCACATAATGTAGGAACAAAACCACGATATAAAGCTTTTACTCCTCCTTCCTATTAAAACTGTTATCAATATACgttataaactttataaagCATGCGATTTTCAAAGTACATTTTGGATAATGGTTTTGGCTGTATGTATAATCCCGTTGTAAACATGTTCACCAGTCACTTGAAATGCTAGTCGTGCTCTGATTGTATCTAGAGGATATGTGATAGTAACTGCTGTGACACCAGCTGATGAACCAGCCACAAACTTTCCAATATGTGAACTATTCCCAAGAATGGATCCTAATagctgaaaataattaattaaaattataactataattaagaattaagtagtttaattataatattactgttttgtAGAATTCAAATGATGTGAATTGAATAGCAGCATATGGGAAAACTCTCACCATTTGGGCACCATTGCCTTTATATAATGCGAAAAAACTCTCACGTTTAACAATTTCAGCAAGGCCACTAAATACTCctaaaatagtatacaacaattaattaatatggtgcttaaacaatttgaatatacatttatattattaaattacataactgtaaatgtatattcaaataatgaataataaataaataaacctaataatttatagatataggtacttaatgcaTACCTATctgtgttatttaatatgttaatgttCTATGACAGTTAActtcaataatgattataagcatttcataatatttaattgtttcaactgtcaaataaaatacataggtaatctacatatttaattatccattatatagttattaaattgcataattattgtgaaaataatttattaacgtgACATGGTTACAtaaagtacattatttttattttacagaaaatgaattgttacaatgttgtatattttttagagttgaaataaaaaaatttaatgacttgataaattattaattgaaataacatttttaaagataaattgaTTTTTGGAGAAAATCGTTACAGAAAccttaggtaataaaaaaaaaacatttttagtcggtttaatatataattgatatcacTTTTCTGTGCCTAGTGTCCTGGACCTATCTATCATTtctctattataatacattaaatacaattactgtttttattaaatttatttttattactatttttaataatggtaaaaattgtaaatagaaaatatcctatcattaattacataatatatgcattatgcCATAATATTAAACTTGTGAGAGCATTCATTtgctgaaacattttaaattaaatagtttatttttgttcttaaaATTCTTTTGcagtaacttttttaaaattgtttaattacataggtaggtagatactattaaattttgacattattataaaatattattatcgtattactTTTTTGGTCAGGTGACTACTTAATATcaacattattacaattttttttacattttggacTAGAAACAAGAATTTGTATGTAACTATCTAAGCTgttcttttaattaaaaatgtgtgtaacaTTTTGTTTGggtaatatttaaagtataataatcttgtaatagtataataatgttaattaaaaaaatacaaggtAGATTACCAAAGTTTGAATAGTGCTTGTTATGGGCCTGTAACAGTATTTTTATTCGATCCAAGGGAGCAACAGTCGTTTTCGAACACATACCAGCAAcacctataaaattaataagatgTTATTGAAGTGATCACATTATTACGTATCACAGCTAAGAGATTCGCAATAAAGCCTCACCACCAGCAAACAAAGATTTCATCACATAggtaaaatcttttttttgcGTCTGCTTCAGCACGATCACTTCTTTGCTCTCGGACGCCAAAGCCATGGTCGGTACGGATTCTGCTGGAAACTATTGACAATGCGCCGCCTAACACTTTCACTGGGAACGAGAGAGAGAGActgaaagagagagagagagagagagagagaagaaAAAATTCGACGAATTCTCGGTTGGTAAATTTACGACGGGAAAACCGCGGCAGACCGGAAGCACCACCGCACACCGCCAACAGTCGAATGCACCATGGCCCGGTCGTCGCTTCGGGTTATATCATTCAAATTCCCAACTACTGGGCACTTAAGCTATAGGCAGGTACAACCGAGGACCTTGAAAAATAACTTTCACGCGCGACATTCAATTGAGGAGGATACGCCGCTTAAAATttctacgataatattattatgcacgcgCGATGCAGCGATAACAAAATGATATTAGTGATATTACCCACACCGcgtgaaaacaataatacaaccGACGCGCACGCACCATAGACACATTATAGACGTACGTCATGGCATAAGTACACCGTGATATAACGTTATTAGCTGTGCGTGTATGTTTTGTGCCATGACGGGCGTAGAAAGCGCGGTTCCGTATTTACGTCTCACCTTACACTACCAGAGAGgggattttttgaaaaaaattaaaaatttgaagcttataatattattatctaaataataccttaaaatattctattaaaaactgGTAAAATATgcggtaaaaatatactataaaatagaaTCTAGAttagaaataatacattttaataaaacaccTAGTATagccataggtacctactcgccACTCGGTTACTTCGGCTTGGAAACGTATGAACATCTTTTGGCGGGTCGTGCACATGCCAAGGTTCGTCCGCCGCCGGGCGTCAAAACTCAGCAGTGACAAAACAAATCATGAGCTCACCTCTTCTGTGTTTGGTATTTTCGTCTTAGCTGAGTACTACAAAAGTTGGACTCGGTGCTGGCGAGTGGTGACACCAGTGTCATATATAAGGGGGAAGTGGGGGGGGGGTCGGATCCCCTACCATTGGATTTGGAGTGGATAATCTTCCATATTGTGtttgatatgaattttgaatcaatttaaattatattcattgttttttattgtgaaatattttactacctaagtAAAAATGTTGAGGGTGgggatttttcaattttttctcccATTTAGCTCTGTCGTTTTCTTTTTCTGATCccccctttcagaaatcatgtctacgccacTAGGTGGTGACACATGGTGACACACTGACACTATGGGTGgagtgttaataaaatattaggtaggcAAAAAACGTACGCAAAGATATAGACctataatgcaatatattaataagtctATGGCGCGAACTAATCGCACATACAGCATAAAGAAAATTAAGCTTCAATATTCTAGACCATggcaaatatttttgattacaagataaatatttttaatttttaactgaataactgatattaattattaacgatacaaatatacaatactctAGTATCCACTCATAGGTATCTCTGCTgaaacctaataattattattttcattatagccactatgtataggtaagtacctacttaatatgctaagttgcataatataaatacaatccttaaacatttaaatgattaataaatatattaatgtataaattatgaatgaatCAACAGTTAGCTAATGTGGCCCCTCAAACTGAGTAGAATACGATTCAGTGGCCAACGATTGGTCCATTCCATTTCaatgaataggtaattaaatcaacaaataatcaatatttttttgaatttacacAACCCAGgattaatgtgtatattatattattatatttattattattttgtcaatatgcagaatattttaattttcaactgctgttCACGTCAACTCTCTAGAGTACCTTTCAAACATCACAGATAGTTATGAGCTAATAGGTAATCAAGTAAAAAAAgggaaattaaaatttgttgttttCAACAAAtcataatgcatttttattttacattttagaattaaagttaaaatattctgAGTAGATAATATCACCCAATTAAAACAACTgatttaaaatgtgaaatatattattagtattattacccattactattataataaccaataacTATGAGGCCAGTCGCGTAATTGAGAATGTTTCATGGGAggggatcaaaataaatttgtatggcaaA
It contains:
- the LOC100165274 gene encoding graves disease carrier protein, with the translated sequence MALASESKEVIVLKQTQKKDFTYVMKSLFAGGVAGMCSKTTVAPLDRIKILLQAHNKHYSNFGVFSGLAEIVKRESFFALYKGNGAQMVRVFPYAAIQFTSFEFYKTLLGSILGNSSHIGKFVAGSSAGVTAVTITYPLDTIRARLAFQVTGEHVYNGIIHTAKTIIQNEGGVKALYRGFVPTLCGMVPYAGLTFFCFESIKKFCLKTLPTWFSKPSNNDSGGAVLTIPAKLLCGGLSGALAQCVSYPLDVTRRRMQLSSMDTNAKYGHGMIKTLVTVYRTNGVTNGLYRGMSINFIRAVPMVAVSFSTYELMKQTLHLDTGVDS